One Sphingomonas sp. SUN039 genomic window carries:
- a CDS encoding site-specific DNA-methyltransferase: MGVLTRLKAAAPLAELPLDSILMDDCIAAMASLPDACVDMIFADPPYNLQLGGDLFRPEGGRVDAVDNDWDKFETFAAYDAFTAAWLAEARRILKPDGTLWVIGSYHNIFRVGAKVQDQGYWILNDIVWRKANPMPNFKGTRFTNAHETLIWAAKSEKSRYTFNYRAMKTLNDELQMRSDWSLPICGGPERIKRDGTKAHPTQKPEALLYRVLLAATKPGDVVLDPFFGTGTTGAVAKRLGRRFIGIERDATYCDVARERIAAALPLDESAVTTMMAPTAATRVAFGTLVETGLLAAGSEVFDTRRRWVATVRADGSLLCGTVAGTIHKLGAALQGAPSCNGWTFWHTEIAGEIKPIDALRQTYLLSTEP, translated from the coding sequence ATGGGGGTTCTGACACGTCTGAAGGCTGCGGCACCGCTCGCCGAGCTGCCGCTCGACAGCATCCTGATGGACGACTGCATCGCGGCAATGGCCTCGCTGCCCGATGCCTGCGTCGACATGATCTTCGCCGATCCGCCCTATAATCTCCAGCTTGGCGGCGACCTGTTCCGGCCCGAGGGCGGCCGCGTCGATGCGGTCGACAACGACTGGGACAAGTTCGAGACCTTTGCCGCTTACGATGCCTTCACCGCTGCCTGGCTCGCCGAAGCGCGACGCATCCTGAAGCCCGATGGCACGCTGTGGGTGATCGGCAGCTACCACAACATCTTCCGCGTCGGTGCGAAGGTGCAGGATCAGGGCTACTGGATCCTCAACGATATCGTCTGGCGCAAGGCCAACCCGATGCCCAATTTCAAGGGTACGCGCTTCACCAACGCGCATGAAACGCTGATCTGGGCGGCGAAGAGCGAAAAGTCGCGCTACACCTTCAACTATCGCGCGATGAAGACGCTCAACGACGAATTGCAGATGCGCAGCGACTGGAGCCTGCCGATCTGCGGCGGCCCCGAACGCATCAAGCGCGACGGGACGAAAGCGCACCCGACGCAAAAGCCCGAGGCGCTGCTGTATCGCGTGCTGCTTGCCGCGACCAAGCCGGGCGACGTGGTGCTCGACCCGTTCTTCGGCACTGGCACGACCGGCGCGGTCGCCAAGCGGCTCGGACGGCGGTTCATCGGCATCGAGCGCGACGCGACGTATTGCGATGTAGCACGCGAGCGGATCGCGGCGGCGCTGCCGCTCGACGAGAGCGCGGTGACGACGATGATGGCCCCGACGGCGGCGACGCGCGTGGCGTTCGGGACGCTGGTCGAAACCGGATTGCTGGCCGCCGGGAGCGAGGTGTTCGACACCAGGCGGCGCTGGGTCGCGACGGTGCGCGCCGACGGGTCGCTGCTGTGCGGGACGGTCGCGGGTACGATCCACAAGCTGGGCGCGGCATTACAGGGCGCGCCGTCGTGCAATGGCTGGACCTTCTGGCACACCGAAATCGCAGGCGAGATCAAGCCGATCGACGCGCTGCGCCAGACCTATTTGTTGAGTACCGAACCCTAA
- the folP gene encoding dihydropteroate synthase has protein sequence MALYLRPTAFIDSPVGFDGQFMRLAGGMSFFSAFEAITVEGGARVSKRLVPVGEIDAVVAGDGAAAATLSRLTSPRAPLVLGERTIRLDQPQVMGILNMTPDSFSDGGKHLGDAEAAASAGVAMAAAGAALVDVGGESTRPGAKDVWEGDEIARTVPVIERLARAGVAVSIDTRKAAVMSAALAAGAALVNDVSALGHDAQALALMAGATCPVVIMHWPDTKTHEGAYRDPLIETYDWLADRILALEAAGIVRSRLIVDPGIGFGKGVAENLALLNGLSLFHGLGCPLLVGASRKRFIGALAGEAPVEARLAGSLAVALKAAEQGAQIVRVHDVAETVQALRVWRGMRDQGLSG, from the coding sequence ATGGCTCTCTACCTCCGGCCCACCGCGTTCATCGATTCACCGGTCGGATTCGACGGCCAGTTCATGCGGCTGGCGGGCGGGATGTCGTTCTTTTCGGCGTTCGAAGCTATCACGGTCGAGGGCGGCGCGCGGGTGTCGAAGCGGCTGGTGCCCGTCGGCGAGATCGACGCGGTCGTGGCGGGCGATGGAGCCGCCGCTGCAACGCTTTCCCGCCTGACCAGCCCGCGTGCGCCGCTTGTCCTTGGCGAGCGCACGATCCGTCTCGACCAGCCCCAGGTCATGGGGATTCTCAACATGACGCCCGACAGCTTTTCAGATGGCGGCAAGCATCTGGGCGATGCCGAGGCGGCGGCAAGCGCAGGGGTCGCGATGGCAGCGGCGGGGGCGGCCCTTGTCGACGTCGGCGGTGAGTCGACCCGACCGGGCGCGAAGGACGTGTGGGAAGGCGACGAGATCGCGCGCACCGTGCCGGTGATCGAGCGGCTGGCACGCGCGGGTGTCGCGGTCAGCATCGACACCCGCAAGGCCGCTGTGATGAGCGCGGCGTTGGCGGCAGGGGCGGCGCTGGTGAACGACGTGTCGGCGCTGGGCCATGACGCCCAGGCGCTGGCGCTGATGGCCGGGGCGACCTGTCCCGTCGTCATCATGCACTGGCCCGACACCAAGACGCACGAGGGCGCGTACCGCGATCCGCTGATCGAAACCTATGACTGGCTGGCCGATCGCATCTTGGCGCTCGAAGCGGCCGGTATCGTGCGCAGCCGGTTGATCGTCGATCCCGGCATCGGCTTCGGAAAGGGTGTCGCGGAAAACCTGGCGCTACTCAACGGCCTGTCGCTGTTTCACGGCCTCGGCTGTCCGCTGCTGGTGGGGGCAAGCCGCAAACGCTTCATCGGCGCGCTGGCAGGCGAAGCGCCGGTCGAGGCGCGGCTGGCAGGGAGTCTGGCCGTCGCCCTTAAAGCTGCCGAACAAGGCGCGCAGATCGTGCGGGTGCACGATGTGGCGGAAACTGTACAGGCGCTAAGGGTGTGGCGGGGGATGCGCGATCAGGGGCTGAGTGGGTGA
- a CDS encoding BLUF domain-containing protein has protein sequence MTIHQLIYMSEPFGFDDGILNGILSISRRNNPRDGVTGALIVRRDIYLQLLEGPEAAVEAAFGRISGDDRHLAVHRLCSGAVAARLFPDWAMRDDPARSWLWSEAQVGAGAVQAASATEVRGVFERVARETV, from the coding sequence ATGACCATTCATCAGCTGATCTACATGTCCGAACCGTTCGGCTTCGACGACGGGATCCTCAATGGCATCCTGTCGATCTCTCGCCGCAATAATCCGCGCGACGGTGTCACGGGGGCGCTGATCGTGCGGCGTGATATCTATCTGCAATTGCTTGAGGGGCCGGAGGCGGCGGTCGAGGCGGCGTTTGGGCGGATCAGCGGCGACGACCGGCATCTGGCGGTTCACCGGCTGTGCTCGGGCGCGGTCGCCGCGCGCCTGTTCCCCGACTGGGCGATGCGCGATGACCCTGCGCGGTCGTGGCTGTGGAGCGAGGCGCAGGTCGGCGCAGGTGCCGTGCAGGCGGCCAGCGCTACAGAAGTGCGCGGCGTGTTCGAACGCGTCGCGCGCGAGACGGTCTGA
- a CDS encoding dicarboxylate/amino acid:cation symporter produces MSNATRILIALVLGLGLGIGWADLNPTMATQAADYANPIATLWLNALRMTVVPLVFALLVVGIAQSADAARAGRLTARAMIWFVAILWITTIAAALAVPAFLDLWPLSAGAGESLKSALTGTPPPGPVVGIGEFVQSLIPSNPIAAAANDAILPLVVFAAFFAFATLRLPPESRERIVGFMSAVSDAMLVIIGWVLAVAPAGVFLLAFIVGARTGAAAVGAFLHYMLTVSAMGFAVLVSAYFVAVLGARLSLARFAKAASGPQAVAISTQSSLASLPAMLAASKELGVRDGVADVVLPLAVAIFRATSPSMNLAVALYVAHWYGIPVPPAALAAGVAVSAITTMGSVSLPGTLTFFLNIAPVALALGVPIEPLALLVAVETIPDIFRTVGNVTMDVAVTAAVARRVGESEPAPNPG; encoded by the coding sequence ATGTCCAACGCCACCCGCATCCTCATCGCGCTCGTTCTCGGCCTGGGGCTGGGGATCGGCTGGGCCGACCTGAACCCGACAATGGCAACGCAGGCCGCCGACTATGCGAACCCCATCGCGACGCTCTGGCTCAATGCACTCCGCATGACCGTGGTCCCGCTGGTGTTCGCGTTGCTGGTCGTCGGGATCGCACAAAGCGCCGATGCCGCGCGAGCCGGACGGCTGACAGCCCGGGCGATGATCTGGTTCGTCGCGATCCTTTGGATCACGACGATTGCTGCAGCACTGGCCGTTCCGGCCTTCCTCGACTTATGGCCGTTGTCGGCGGGCGCAGGAGAATCGCTGAAATCAGCGCTGACCGGCACGCCGCCGCCGGGACCGGTCGTGGGCATCGGCGAGTTCGTCCAGTCGCTGATCCCGTCGAACCCGATCGCGGCGGCGGCAAACGACGCCATTCTGCCGCTCGTCGTCTTCGCCGCCTTCTTCGCCTTTGCCACGCTGCGCCTGCCGCCCGAATCACGCGAGCGGATCGTGGGATTCATGTCGGCGGTGTCAGATGCGATGCTGGTCATCATCGGTTGGGTGCTGGCAGTCGCACCGGCAGGCGTGTTCCTGCTCGCCTTCATCGTCGGGGCCCGAACCGGTGCGGCGGCGGTCGGGGCCTTTTTGCACTATATGTTGACGGTCTCGGCGATGGGTTTCGCGGTGCTGGTGTCCGCCTATTTCGTCGCCGTCCTCGGCGCGCGGCTGTCGCTGGCGCGGTTCGCCAAGGCAGCATCAGGGCCGCAGGCGGTTGCGATCAGTACCCAGTCGTCGCTGGCTTCGCTGCCGGCGATGCTCGCGGCGAGCAAGGAACTCGGCGTGCGCGACGGCGTCGCCGATGTCGTGCTGCCGCTCGCGGTCGCGATTTTCCGCGCGACGAGCCCGTCGATGAACCTGGCGGTCGCGCTTTATGTCGCGCATTGGTACGGGATACCGGTCCCGCCGGCGGCGCTGGCGGCAGGGGTCGCGGTCTCCGCGATAACGACCATGGGGTCGGTCAGCCTGCCGGGGACGCTGACCTTCTTCCTCAACATCGCCCCGGTCGCGCTGGCGCTGGGCGTCCCGATCGAGCCGCTGGCGCTGCTCGTGGCAGTCGAAACGATACCCGATATTTTCCGGACCGTCGGCAATGTGACGATGGATGTCGCTGTTACCGCCGCCGTGGCGAGGCGTGTGGGCGAATCAGAACCAGCGCCAAATCCCGGCTGA
- the thiD gene encoding bifunctional hydroxymethylpyrimidine kinase/phosphomethylpyrimidine kinase, producing MTPRILVIAGSDSGGGAGIQADIKTVTMLGGFAMTAITAITAQNTLGVMAVHPVPTDMVIAQIDAVLSDIGADAIKIGMIGSAETANAVADRLAHVDLPIVFDPVMIATSGAKLADAATIMAFRRLMALATVTTPNIPEAEALGGAEAIGRHGCHVVAKGGHADGKWIIDRLLAPDGSEVTRLEAKRFDTDDTHGTGCTFASALAYGLGAGLSIEEAFGHAIRFVRLAILSAPGLGGGAGPLGHQNVTDFRDEDAIPLMSLNQITVGARDYAASVAFYEKLGLRLIVDSPDNGYARFEAPNEATMSLHVEADATPGPTTVYFECVGLDARVAELKRAGFNFDSEPVDQSWLWREASLRDPFGNRIILYKAGENRLYPPGA from the coding sequence GTGACCCCCCGCATTCTTGTTATCGCCGGGTCGGACAGCGGCGGCGGCGCGGGCATCCAGGCCGATATCAAGACAGTCACGATGCTCGGCGGTTTTGCGATGACCGCCATTACCGCGATCACCGCGCAGAATACGCTCGGCGTTATGGCCGTACACCCTGTGCCGACCGATATGGTTATCGCGCAGATCGATGCCGTGCTCAGCGATATCGGCGCTGACGCAATCAAGATCGGGATGATCGGCAGCGCCGAGACCGCCAATGCGGTCGCCGACCGGCTGGCACATGTCGATCTGCCCATCGTCTTCGATCCGGTCATGATCGCGACCAGCGGGGCGAAGCTGGCCGATGCGGCGACGATCATGGCGTTCCGGCGACTGATGGCGCTTGCCACCGTCACGACGCCTAATATTCCGGAGGCCGAGGCGCTGGGCGGGGCCGAAGCTATCGGACGGCATGGCTGCCATGTCGTGGCAAAAGGCGGCCACGCCGACGGCAAGTGGATTATCGACCGGCTGCTCGCACCTGACGGCAGCGAGGTCACGCGACTTGAAGCCAAGCGCTTCGACACCGACGACACGCACGGTACCGGCTGCACCTTTGCCAGTGCGCTCGCCTACGGGCTGGGCGCGGGCCTGTCGATTGAAGAGGCTTTCGGCCACGCTATCCGCTTCGTGCGCCTCGCTATCCTGTCCGCGCCGGGGCTGGGAGGCGGCGCGGGACCGCTTGGCCACCAGAATGTTACCGATTTCCGCGACGAGGATGCCATTCCCCTGATGTCGCTCAACCAGATTACTGTCGGTGCGCGCGACTATGCGGCTTCCGTCGCCTTTTACGAAAAGCTGGGATTACGCCTGATCGTCGATAGCCCGGATAATGGCTATGCCCGCTTTGAAGCACCAAATGAGGCGACGATGTCGCTGCATGTCGAGGCGGATGCGACACCCGGACCGACGACGGTCTATTTCGAGTGCGTCGGACTCGACGCCCGCGTCGCAGAGTTGAAGCGCGCGGGCTTTAACTTCGACAGCGAGCCTGTCGATCAAAGTTGGCTGTGGCGTGAAGCGTCGCTGCGCGACCCCTTCGGCAATCGTATCATCCTCTACAAAGCGGGCGAGAACCGACTTTATCCGCCTGGCGCGTGA
- a CDS encoding ribonuclease HII, with translation MIVGVDEAGRGPLAGPVVAAAVVLCKPRPAGLDDSKKLSVKRRAELEAAIKRRCRWAVGVADVEEIDRLNIFGATMLAMTRAVAALNCCDDIVEVRVDGNLTPAGRVAGWRWTARAIVGGDAIEPCISAASIIAKEHRDRIMRAAAVAHPHYGWATNMGYGAPEHLRGLAEHGPTPLHRRSFAPVAKYFLQLSPDGHTPIS, from the coding sequence ATGATTGTCGGCGTCGATGAAGCAGGGCGAGGGCCGCTCGCGGGGCCGGTGGTCGCGGCGGCAGTCGTGCTGTGCAAACCGCGTCCGGCGGGACTCGATGATTCGAAGAAACTTTCGGTCAAACGACGGGCCGAACTGGAAGCCGCGATCAAACGGCGGTGTCGATGGGCCGTGGGTGTCGCGGACGTGGAGGAGATCGACCGGCTGAATATCTTCGGCGCGACGATGCTGGCGATGACACGGGCGGTCGCGGCGCTGAATTGTTGCGACGACATTGTCGAAGTGCGGGTGGATGGCAACCTCACGCCTGCGGGCCGCGTCGCGGGCTGGCGCTGGACGGCACGCGCGATCGTCGGCGGGGATGCGATCGAACCGTGCATCTCGGCAGCGAGCATCATCGCCAAGGAACACCGCGACCGGATCATGCGCGCGGCGGCAGTCGCGCACCCGCATTACGGCTGGGCCACCAACATGGGCTATGGCGCGCCCGAACATCTGCGCGGTCTCGCCGAACATGGCCCGACACCGCTCCATCGCCGCAGTTTCGCGCCCGTCGCAAAATATTTTTTGCAGCTGAGTCCTGATGGGCACACCCCCATTAGTTGA
- a CDS encoding NnrU family protein: MPQLITALALFVGTHFAMSHPLRAPLVVRLGTAGFQLLYTFVSFATLGAAVVAFRSVPVGEPLWAVGDGLWAVSTVVMLAASILLLGSFVRNPALPAPGAKELAAQPARGVFAITRHPMMWSFALWSLSHVLIAPRPPVIVLCAFVAFLALVGAAGQDHKKAALMGDAWRDWESRTSYWPFGGQISGRIPWGAATPGMHALGGGLVVWLLATWAHPLAGADMSAGIWRWF, translated from the coding sequence ATGCCGCAACTCATCACCGCACTCGCGCTGTTCGTGGGCACGCATTTCGCGATGTCGCATCCGTTGCGCGCGCCGCTGGTTGTACGGCTGGGGACGGCGGGCTTTCAGCTGCTCTATACCTTTGTGTCGTTCGCGACGCTCGGAGCAGCGGTGGTGGCGTTCCGCAGCGTCCCCGTCGGCGAGCCGTTGTGGGCGGTCGGCGATGGATTATGGGCTGTCTCGACGGTCGTGATGCTGGCCGCGAGTATCCTTCTGCTCGGCTCGTTCGTCCGCAATCCGGCGCTGCCTGCACCGGGTGCCAAGGAGCTTGCGGCGCAACCCGCACGCGGCGTGTTCGCAATCACGCGGCACCCGATGATGTGGAGCTTTGCGCTGTGGTCGCTGTCGCATGTCCTGATTGCCCCGCGCCCGCCCGTGATCGTGCTGTGCGCGTTCGTCGCGTTCCTGGCCCTTGTCGGGGCGGCGGGGCAGGACCACAAAAAGGCGGCGCTGATGGGCGATGCCTGGCGGGACTGGGAATCGCGCACCAGCTATTGGCCGTTCGGCGGGCAGATCTCGGGCCGCATTCCTTGGGGTGCGGCAACGCCGGGGATGCACGCGCTCGGCGGCGGACTGGTCGTGTGGCTGCTCGCGACTTGGGCGCACCCGCTGGCCGGGGCAGACATGTCAGCCGGGATTTGGCGCTGGTTCTGA
- a CDS encoding DUF1272 domain-containing protein: protein MLEMRPDCERCGTDLPPSAGGAFICSFECTFCADCAEALDERCPNCGGELLDRPTRAKALLDKFPVSAVRKFKG, encoded by the coding sequence GTGCTGGAGATGCGCCCCGATTGCGAACGCTGCGGCACCGATTTGCCGCCGTCAGCAGGTGGGGCATTCATTTGCTCGTTCGAATGCACCTTTTGCGCGGATTGTGCCGAAGCGCTCGATGAGCGGTGCCCGAATTGCGGCGGCGAATTGCTCGACAGGCCGACGCGGGCGAAGGCGCTGCTGGACAAGTTTCCGGTATCGGCAGTGCGGAAATTCAAGGGGTGA
- the glmM gene encoding phosphoglucosamine mutase, whose amino-acid sequence MARKFFGTDGIRGLTNTAPMTPEIAMKVGQAAGTYFLRGDHRHRVVIGKDTRLSGYMVESAMQAGFTSVGMDVTLVGPLPTPAIGMLTQSLRADLGVMISASHNAFQDNGIKLFGPDGYKLSDTAEGEIEALIEGNVDLAPASEIGRVRRIDDAKGRYIHSAKSTFPEHLRLDGLKIVIDCANGAAYQVAPSALWELGAEIVAIGVAPDGKNINKGCGSTAPALLQETVVASGAHIGIALDGDADRLIVVDEKGQVVDGDQLMALIATSWARSGMLAGGGLVATVMSNLGLERRLASEGLTLERTGVGDRYVLERMRTKGFNVGGEQSGHIILSDYATTGDGLVAALQILAELVATGKPASELLHLFDKVPQLLKNVRFSGGKPLDDARVKAAIAEAEAEFVGRGRLVIRPSGTEPLIRVMAEGDDEAQVHRLVDMICDTVKDAA is encoded by the coding sequence ATGGCACGCAAATTCTTTGGCACCGACGGCATCCGCGGACTGACAAATACCGCGCCGATGACGCCCGAAATCGCAATGAAGGTCGGACAGGCGGCCGGCACTTATTTCCTGCGCGGCGACCATCGTCACCGTGTTGTGATCGGCAAAGACACCCGGCTGTCGGGCTATATGGTCGAATCGGCGATGCAGGCGGGTTTCACAAGCGTCGGCATGGACGTCACGCTGGTCGGCCCTCTGCCGACGCCCGCCATCGGCATGTTGACGCAGTCGCTTCGCGCGGACCTTGGGGTGATGATTTCGGCGAGCCATAACGCGTTTCAGGATAACGGTATCAAGCTCTTTGGGCCTGACGGATATAAACTGTCGGATACTGCCGAGGGCGAGATCGAAGCCCTGATCGAGGGCAACGTCGACCTTGCACCGGCTTCCGAAATCGGGCGGGTTCGGCGGATTGACGACGCCAAGGGCCGCTATATTCATTCCGCCAAATCGACTTTCCCCGAACACTTGCGCCTAGACGGCCTGAAGATCGTTATCGATTGCGCCAATGGGGCGGCGTATCAGGTGGCACCGTCCGCGCTGTGGGAACTAGGCGCAGAAATCGTGGCGATAGGCGTCGCGCCCGACGGCAAGAACATCAACAAGGGATGCGGATCGACCGCACCGGCGCTGCTTCAGGAAACCGTGGTTGCCAGCGGCGCGCATATCGGCATTGCGCTCGACGGCGACGCCGACCGGCTGATCGTCGTCGATGAAAAGGGGCAGGTTGTTGATGGCGACCAGTTGATGGCGCTGATCGCGACCAGCTGGGCGCGGAGCGGCATGCTGGCAGGGGGCGGGCTGGTCGCCACCGTCATGTCGAATCTCGGCCTCGAACGGCGGCTGGCGAGCGAGGGGCTGACGCTCGAACGCACGGGCGTGGGCGACCGTTATGTCCTTGAACGGATGCGCACCAAGGGGTTCAACGTCGGCGGCGAGCAATCGGGGCACATCATCCTGTCGGACTATGCCACGACCGGCGACGGACTTGTTGCGGCGCTGCAAATCCTTGCCGAGCTGGTCGCCACAGGCAAGCCAGCCAGCGAACTGCTCCACCTGTTCGACAAAGTGCCGCAGTTACTGAAAAACGTGCGCTTTTCGGGCGGCAAGCCGCTCGATGACGCGCGCGTAAAGGCCGCGATTGCCGAGGCCGAGGCCGAATTTGTCGGGCGCGGACGGCTGGTCATCCGTCCGTCGGGCACCGAACCGCTCATCCGCGTGATGGCCGAAGGGGACGATGAGGCACAGGTGCACCGGCTGGTCGATATGATCTGCGACACGGTGAAGGACGCGGCCTAG